A window of Hymenobacter aerilatus contains these coding sequences:
- the clpB gene encoding ATP-dependent chaperone ClpB has product MNFNNYTIKAQEAVQKATEIAGANQQQAIETGHLLQGILQSDENVVGFLTKKLGANQNLLTQRLDAIVNGYPKVSGGSPYLANDANAALQRATGFLKEFGDEYVSIEHMLLGILGGKDSTATLLKDAGFTEKNLKAAIKELRGGRTVNSQSAEDQYQSLNRYAINLNERVRTGNMDPVIGRDEEIRRVLQILSRRTKNNPVLLGEPGVGKTAIVEGLAQRIVAGDVPENLQDKTIMSLDMGLLIAGAKYKGEFEERLKAVIKEVTDSEGQIVLFIDEMHTLIGAGAGGDSAMDAANLLKPALARGELHAIGATTLAEYQKYIEKDKALERRFQAVTVDEPTVPDAISIMRGIKEKYELHHGVRITDDAVIAAVELSNRYITDRFLPDKAIDLMDEAAAKLRIELNSMPVELDEVQRRIMQLEIEREAIRREENHDREAVLNKELADLGEQRDSLKARWESEKSVLTDIQTQKENIERFKVEAEQAERQGDYGRVAELRYGKIQEAEATLKTLQEQANANKDGGSMLQEVVTSEDIAEVVAKWTGIPVSKMLASDREKLLHLEGELGRRVAGQTEAIAAISDAVRRSRAGLQDPRRPIGSFIFLGTTGVGKTELAKALAEYLFNDENAMVRIDMSEFQERHAVSRLIGAPPGYVGYDEGGQLTEAVRRKPYSVVLLDEIEKAHPDVFNILLQVLDDGRLTDNKGRVANFKNTIIIMTSNTGADIIQRNFKELNEYNAEEVLDRTREEVVDRLKQHMRPEFLNRIDEIIMFEPLKRKEIRKIVDIQFKQIQQRLEEAGIRLEATDEVLDYLGEAGFDPQFGARPLKRVLQRQILNELSKEILGGQVSKDSVVEAVLEDGHIRFVNVELPTVE; this is encoded by the coding sequence ATGAACTTTAATAACTATACCATCAAGGCGCAGGAGGCCGTGCAAAAGGCCACCGAGATTGCCGGCGCCAACCAGCAGCAGGCCATTGAGACGGGGCACTTGCTGCAGGGAATTCTGCAATCGGATGAGAACGTGGTAGGTTTCCTAACCAAGAAGTTGGGTGCCAACCAAAACCTGCTGACCCAACGCCTGGATGCCATTGTGAATGGCTACCCTAAGGTGAGCGGAGGCTCGCCCTACCTCGCCAACGATGCCAACGCGGCATTGCAGCGGGCTACGGGCTTTTTGAAAGAATTCGGCGACGAATACGTGTCGATTGAACATATGCTGCTGGGTATCCTGGGTGGCAAAGACAGCACGGCCACGTTGCTGAAAGATGCGGGCTTCACGGAGAAAAACCTGAAGGCTGCTATTAAAGAACTGCGCGGAGGCCGCACCGTGAACAGCCAGTCGGCCGAGGACCAGTACCAAAGCCTGAACCGCTACGCCATCAACCTGAACGAGCGGGTGCGCACCGGCAACATGGACCCGGTGATTGGCCGCGACGAGGAAATTCGGCGGGTGCTGCAGATTCTGTCGCGCCGCACCAAGAACAACCCGGTGCTGCTCGGTGAGCCGGGTGTTGGCAAGACCGCCATTGTGGAGGGTCTGGCCCAACGCATCGTGGCCGGCGACGTGCCCGAAAACCTTCAGGACAAAACCATCATGTCGCTCGACATGGGCCTGCTCATTGCGGGCGCCAAGTACAAGGGCGAGTTTGAGGAGCGCCTGAAAGCCGTTATCAAGGAAGTGACTGACTCGGAAGGCCAGATTGTGCTATTCATCGACGAGATGCACACCTTGATTGGCGCTGGCGCGGGTGGCGACTCCGCCATGGACGCCGCTAACTTATTGAAGCCTGCCTTGGCTCGCGGTGAACTGCATGCTATTGGCGCCACTACCCTCGCCGAGTACCAGAAGTACATCGAGAAGGACAAAGCTTTGGAGCGGCGCTTTCAGGCCGTGACGGTAGACGAGCCCACGGTGCCGGATGCCATCAGCATCATGCGTGGTATCAAGGAGAAGTACGAGCTGCACCACGGCGTGCGCATCACCGACGATGCCGTGATTGCCGCCGTGGAGCTGTCGAACCGCTACATCACCGACCGTTTCCTACCCGACAAGGCCATCGACCTGATGGACGAGGCAGCCGCCAAGCTGCGCATTGAGCTAAACTCGATGCCGGTGGAGCTGGACGAGGTGCAGCGCCGCATCATGCAGCTGGAAATTGAGCGGGAGGCCATCCGGCGCGAGGAAAACCACGACCGCGAAGCCGTGCTCAACAAAGAACTGGCCGACCTCGGCGAGCAGCGCGACTCGTTGAAAGCTCGTTGGGAATCGGAGAAATCGGTACTCACGGACATCCAGACGCAGAAAGAGAACATCGAGCGCTTTAAGGTAGAAGCCGAGCAAGCCGAGCGCCAGGGTGACTATGGCCGCGTGGCGGAGCTACGCTACGGCAAAATCCAGGAAGCTGAAGCCACGCTAAAAACCTTGCAAGAGCAAGCCAACGCCAACAAAGACGGTGGTTCGATGCTGCAAGAGGTAGTGACTAGTGAGGACATTGCCGAGGTAGTAGCCAAGTGGACCGGCATTCCGGTGAGCAAGATGCTCGCCAGCGACCGGGAGAAACTCTTGCACCTGGAAGGTGAGCTAGGCCGCCGCGTAGCGGGTCAGACCGAAGCTATTGCAGCTATTTCGGATGCCGTGCGCCGCTCGCGGGCTGGCTTGCAGGACCCACGTCGCCCGATTGGCTCGTTCATCTTCCTGGGTACGACGGGGGTAGGGAAAACCGAGCTGGCAAAGGCTCTGGCTGAGTACTTGTTCAACGACGAAAACGCCATGGTGCGCATCGACATGAGCGAGTTTCAGGAGCGCCACGCCGTATCGCGTCTCATTGGGGCACCTCCCGGCTACGTGGGCTATGATGAGGGTGGTCAGCTGACCGAAGCCGTGCGCCGCAAGCCCTACTCCGTAGTGCTGCTCGACGAGATTGAGAAGGCGCACCCCGACGTGTTCAACATCTTGCTGCAAGTGCTCGACGATGGCCGCCTCACCGACAACAAAGGCCGGGTGGCGAACTTCAAGAACACCATCATCATCATGACTTCGAACACGGGGGCCGATATCATCCAGCGCAATTTCAAGGAGCTGAATGAGTACAACGCTGAGGAAGTGCTCGACCGCACCCGTGAGGAGGTAGTCGACCGCCTAAAGCAGCACATGCGTCCCGAGTTCCTGAACCGGATTGACGAAATCATCATGTTCGAGCCGCTGAAGCGTAAGGAAATCCGCAAGATTGTGGACATCCAGTTCAAGCAGATTCAGCAGCGCTTGGAAGAAGCTGGTATCCGCCTGGAAGCCACCGACGAGGTGCTTGACTACCTGGGCGAGGCCGGGTTCGACCCGCAGTTCGGCGCCCGCCCGCTCAAGCGCGTGCTCCAGCGTCAGATCCTGAACGAGCTGTCGAAGGAAATCCTCGGCGGCCAGGTGTCGAAGGATTCGGTAGTAGAAGCTGTGCTGGAAGATGGTCACATCCGCTTCGTGAACGTGGAGCTGCCGACTGTGGAGTAA
- a CDS encoding family 1 glycosylhydrolase: MENIDIWGGVECTCRRVGDAYSDQLTRSGHRNRISDLDRFAELGLRTLRYPVLWEHVAPTSLDQLDWRWPDERLTRLQQLEIEPIVGLVHHGSGPRYTALDQPGFATGLAHYAGLVAERYPWVRYYTPVNEPLTTARFSGLYGLWYPHGTHDNVFVRLLYHQVLATKLAMQAIRRVNPAAQLVQTEDLGQTHHTPTLAAQAEFENHRRWLSFDLLSGTVTPTHPLWSYLRHHGLSEAELSVFQESPLPPDILGINYYATSERFLDERVEQYPGHGVIPATDNHPAYVDVEAVRVPDAEMTGLEELLRQAWTRYRRPLAITELHLGCTREEQMRWLQQAWESANHLRRTGVDVRGLTVWSLLGAFDWDNLLTHDGASYESGVFDVRRGEPRPTALFKMVRNLIRHGHHHHPVLQSPGWWQRPIRFYSAA, encoded by the coding sequence ATGGAAAACATAGACATCTGGGGTGGTGTGGAGTGCACCTGCCGACGAGTGGGCGACGCGTACTCCGATCAGCTTACGCGTAGCGGCCACCGCAACCGGATTTCGGATCTGGACCGGTTTGCGGAGTTGGGTTTGCGCACCTTGCGCTACCCGGTTTTGTGGGAGCATGTGGCGCCTACCAGCCTGGACCAACTTGATTGGCGCTGGCCCGACGAGCGCCTCACGCGGCTGCAACAACTGGAGATAGAGCCAATTGTGGGCCTGGTGCATCATGGTAGCGGGCCGCGCTATACCGCCCTCGATCAGCCGGGTTTTGCTACGGGCTTGGCTCATTATGCCGGCTTGGTGGCCGAGCGCTACCCGTGGGTACGCTACTACACACCCGTCAACGAACCTCTGACTACAGCCCGCTTCAGTGGCCTCTACGGGTTGTGGTACCCGCACGGCACCCACGACAATGTATTTGTGCGGCTGCTTTACCATCAGGTGTTGGCTACAAAGCTGGCTATGCAGGCCATCCGACGGGTGAATCCCGCGGCGCAGCTTGTGCAGACCGAAGACCTGGGCCAAACACACCACACCCCTACCCTGGCCGCGCAAGCCGAGTTTGAGAACCACCGCCGCTGGCTGAGTTTTGATTTGCTTAGTGGCACCGTTACACCCACGCATCCGCTGTGGTCGTATCTGCGCCACCACGGCCTGAGCGAAGCGGAACTGAGTGTTTTTCAGGAGTCGCCACTACCGCCCGATATTCTGGGCATCAACTACTACGCTACCAGTGAGCGGTTTCTGGATGAGCGAGTAGAGCAATATCCGGGACACGGCGTCATACCGGCTACCGATAACCATCCGGCGTATGTGGATGTGGAGGCCGTGCGCGTACCCGATGCCGAAATGACGGGGCTGGAAGAGCTGCTGCGCCAGGCCTGGACGCGCTACCGTCGCCCGCTGGCCATCACCGAATTGCACCTGGGTTGCACCCGCGAAGAGCAGATGCGCTGGCTTCAGCAAGCCTGGGAGTCTGCCAACCACCTGCGCCGCACGGGCGTGGACGTGCGCGGCCTGACGGTGTGGTCGCTGCTGGGCGCCTTTGATTGGGACAACCTGCTCACCCACGATGGGGCTTCGTATGAAAGCGGCGTTTTTGATGTGCGCAGAGGAGAGCCCCGGCCCACAGCACTTTTCAAGATGGTACGTAACCTCATCCGGCACGGCCACCACCACCACCCCGTTTTGCAAAGCCCGGGATGGTGGCAGCGCCCCATCCGTTTCTATTCAGCTGCTTGA
- a CDS encoding SDR family oxidoreductase, whose translation MDNLDISAAMPPLLITGGNGTLGHAFRLICGIRGLATISLGRAELDITDAEAIAAALRQYEPWAVVNAAGYVRVDAAETESRQCYQENTLGPTLLAQACAAQHVPLLTFSSDLVFDGKQRRAYLEHDPARPLNVYGHSKLQAEQAVLAHHSKALVVRSSAFFGAWDEHNFVHHALTAARLGQPFAAAADVVVSPTYVPDLVNTALDLLLDEERGIWHLANDGTCTWAELARLAIETAGLDSGGVVSQPAASFGWAATRPNFSALGSQQGMLLPSLESGLHRYLADEQLVRSTHPPAYLVA comes from the coding sequence ATGGACAACCTTGATATATCAGCGGCGATGCCACCCCTACTCATTACGGGTGGCAACGGCACGCTGGGCCACGCTTTCCGCCTGATCTGTGGGATTCGGGGGCTGGCCACTATCAGCTTGGGTAGGGCTGAACTAGATATTACGGATGCCGAAGCCATTGCGGCAGCTTTGCGGCAGTACGAGCCTTGGGCTGTGGTGAATGCGGCCGGTTACGTGCGGGTAGATGCCGCCGAAACCGAGAGCAGGCAGTGCTACCAAGAAAACACGCTGGGCCCTACCCTGCTAGCGCAGGCCTGCGCTGCCCAGCATGTGCCGCTGCTTACCTTTTCTTCCGATCTGGTCTTTGATGGAAAGCAGCGCCGTGCTTACCTCGAACACGACCCCGCTCGCCCCCTCAACGTGTATGGGCATAGCAAGCTGCAAGCCGAGCAAGCCGTACTAGCGCATCACTCCAAGGCGTTAGTGGTACGCTCCAGTGCTTTTTTCGGGGCCTGGGACGAGCACAACTTTGTGCACCACGCCCTGACGGCTGCCCGGCTGGGCCAGCCTTTTGCGGCCGCCGCCGATGTGGTAGTTTCCCCTACCTACGTGCCCGATTTGGTGAACACTGCTTTGGATTTGCTACTGGATGAAGAGCGTGGCATCTGGCACTTAGCCAACGACGGTACCTGCACCTGGGCCGAGCTAGCGCGCCTAGCCATCGAAACTGCAGGTTTGGACTCAGGTGGCGTAGTATCCCAGCCGGCGGCCTCGTTTGGGTGGGCTGCCACGCGTCCGAATTTTAGTGCTCTAGGCAGTCAGCAGGGCATGCTGCTGCCCAGCTTGGAAAGCGGATTGCACCGCTACCTGGCCGACGAGCAGCTAGTACGCTCGACCCATCCACCGGCTTACCTAGTAGCTTAA
- a CDS encoding glycosyltransferase translates to MTFAPLFFGAFFGLYVLVLLVLLWPRPTHHLPKRYPRVSILVAARNEEASIERCLQALAALNYPTELLEILIGDDASTDETRVVVQRFVADKPQFRLLSIRRRLGTARGKSNVLAHLCRAATADYFLITDADMALSPEWVHTMLAATTPAVGIVTGITTAGGSLFGRLQGLDWLFGLNLIRLLTDWGVPVTAVGNNMLVRRAAYESIGGYEALAFSISEDLQLFERVVAQGWQFRNLVVPTALGISVAQPTVRHLLRQRKRWMKGSAHLPWQLSVLFGSYALFYTVLGWPGLLPLAAIGSIWAAKVVCQTLFLTITLRQAGHRERLPVLLLYEFYLPLMSLAVLVYTVLPHPIEWKERRYKWAEA, encoded by the coding sequence ATGACTTTTGCACCCTTGTTCTTCGGCGCATTCTTCGGATTGTATGTGCTGGTGCTGCTCGTGCTGTTGTGGCCCCGCCCTACCCACCACCTACCAAAGCGCTACCCGCGCGTGAGTATTCTGGTGGCAGCACGCAACGAGGAAGCCTCCATTGAGCGGTGCCTACAGGCACTGGCGGCCCTAAACTACCCCACGGAACTACTGGAAATCCTGATTGGCGACGACGCTTCTACCGACGAAACGCGGGTGGTAGTGCAGCGTTTCGTTGCTGATAAGCCGCAGTTTCGGCTGCTATCCATCCGGCGTCGCCTGGGTACAGCCCGTGGTAAAAGCAACGTGCTGGCCCACCTCTGCCGCGCCGCTACCGCCGACTATTTCCTGATTACCGATGCCGATATGGCCCTTTCGCCCGAATGGGTGCACACCATGCTAGCCGCCACTACCCCGGCCGTGGGCATCGTCACGGGCATTACCACGGCGGGCGGCTCGCTGTTTGGGCGCTTGCAGGGGCTCGACTGGCTGTTCGGACTCAACCTGATTCGCCTACTCACCGATTGGGGAGTGCCCGTAACGGCAGTTGGCAACAATATGCTGGTGCGCCGTGCGGCCTACGAATCCATTGGGGGCTACGAGGCCCTGGCTTTCAGCATCAGCGAAGACCTGCAACTGTTTGAGCGGGTAGTGGCGCAGGGGTGGCAGTTTCGCAATCTGGTGGTGCCCACTGCGCTGGGTATATCGGTGGCGCAACCTACTGTGCGGCACCTGCTCCGCCAACGCAAACGTTGGATGAAGGGCTCCGCGCACCTACCCTGGCAGCTCAGTGTCTTGTTTGGGTCCTACGCTTTGTTTTACACGGTACTTGGCTGGCCGGGCCTGTTGCCGCTTGCTGCCATCGGAAGCATATGGGCTGCGAAGGTGGTTTGCCAGACGCTGTTTCTGACTATCACACTCCGGCAGGCGGGGCACCGCGAGCGGCTGCCGGTGCTGTTGCTCTATGAATTCTACCTGCCACTTATGTCGCTAGCCGTACTGGTCTACACAGTATTGCCGCACCCCATCGAGTGGAAGGAGCGCCGCTACAAATGGGCGGAAGCATAA
- a CDS encoding HupE/UreJ family protein encodes MSSVFQTYFQLGFFHIFNLQAYDHLVFLLALCAPYVLSDWRRVVALVTSFTVGHSITLALATLNVVQYSPALIEKLIPVTILITCIVNIVQAGRANTRPISAPTRREPLVLTLPNLLAASFGLIHGLGFSSYLRELLGKQSKPVLELLSFNLGVEVGQLLIVGLILLLGFLVLRGFDAVRRDWVLITSGAALGIALVLLIG; translated from the coding sequence ATGTCGTCCGTCTTCCAGACCTACTTCCAGCTCGGGTTTTTCCACATCTTCAACCTGCAGGCCTACGACCATCTGGTGTTCCTGCTGGCCTTGTGTGCGCCGTATGTACTCAGCGACTGGCGGCGGGTAGTGGCGCTGGTCACGAGTTTCACGGTGGGCCACAGCATCACGCTGGCCCTAGCTACCCTGAACGTGGTACAGTACAGCCCAGCGCTGATTGAGAAGCTGATTCCGGTGACGATTCTTATCACCTGCATCGTCAACATTGTGCAAGCTGGCCGGGCCAATACCCGCCCCATCAGTGCCCCTACCCGGCGCGAGCCGCTGGTCCTTACCCTGCCCAACCTGCTGGCAGCTAGCTTTGGATTAATTCACGGGCTGGGGTTTTCGAGCTACCTGCGGGAGCTGTTGGGCAAGCAAAGCAAGCCGGTGCTGGAGCTGCTCAGCTTCAACCTGGGCGTGGAGGTAGGACAACTGCTGATTGTGGGCCTTATTCTGCTGCTGGGCTTCCTAGTGCTGCGCGGCTTCGACGCCGTGCGCCGTGATTGGGTACTAATTACCAGCGGGGCCGCCCTAGGCATTGCCCTTGTGCTGCTAATAGGGTAG
- a CDS encoding M1 family metallopeptidase yields the protein MLKHYLLLTAGVAMLTATAPALAQSTNSGTDKFAQLGPELPTPNEYRTASGAPGHAYWQQRADYNIRVKLDDEKQAITGSEDITYTNLSPDELPYLWVQLDQNIMDKNSMTTSTQTSQLQTRMPFQALDYIERSDFDGGFKIESVKMKGTALKHTINHTMMRIDLPTPLKPKQSVTFSIAWHYNINDQLKINQRSGYEFFPKDGNYLYEIAQFYPRMAVYSDFQGWQNKQFLGAGEFALPFGDYRVSITAPSDHVVGSTGTLQNPNEVLTSKQRQRLASAQGASKPVLIVTQAEAEQAEKGKPKGTKTWTYVAKNVRDFAWASSRKFIWDAMGIKQDGKNVLCMSYYPKEGNPLWGQYSTEVVAHTIKTYSKFTIPYEYPVAISVHGPVGGMEYPMLCFNGGRPEADGTYSAERKYGMISVIIHEVGHNFFPMIVNSDERQWTWMDEGLNTFCQYLTEQEWERNYPSRRGEPRNMVDYMKSDPSVQTPIMSNSESVLQLGNNAYGKPATALNVLRETVMGRELFDYAFKQYATRWAYKHPEPADFFRTMEDASAVDLDWFWRGWFYTNDHTDISIEGVKSYTVDSKNPEVENALKRQQINAAPKSISDMRNLQDIPKTLVDKKPELKDFYNNYDPLNTTAADKQRYQQYVKALKPEQQQRLSQGLNFYEVDLKNIGGLVMPVIVEMTYADGKKEIVNIPAEIWRKNNAHVTKVFVTEKPVTAFVLDPYQQTADTDLSNNAYPRQVAPSRFELFEYQQRQQQNPMQQQVSMQQKEDKPTNTSAGGTN from the coding sequence ATGCTGAAACACTACCTGCTTCTGACGGCTGGCGTAGCGATGCTGACGGCAACCGCCCCGGCTCTGGCCCAGAGCACCAACTCTGGCACCGATAAGTTTGCCCAGCTTGGCCCCGAGTTGCCGACGCCTAACGAGTACCGCACGGCCAGCGGTGCCCCCGGTCACGCCTACTGGCAGCAGCGCGCCGACTACAACATTCGGGTGAAGCTGGACGACGAGAAGCAGGCCATTACGGGCTCCGAGGACATCACCTATACCAACCTCTCGCCCGACGAGCTGCCCTACCTCTGGGTGCAGCTCGACCAGAACATCATGGACAAAAACTCCATGACCACGTCCACCCAAACCAGCCAGTTGCAGACGCGCATGCCATTCCAGGCCCTCGACTACATCGAGCGGTCGGACTTTGATGGCGGGTTCAAGATTGAGTCGGTGAAGATGAAGGGCACAGCGCTGAAGCACACCATCAATCATACGATGATGCGCATCGACCTGCCTACCCCTTTGAAGCCTAAGCAGTCGGTGACGTTCAGCATTGCCTGGCACTACAACATCAACGACCAGCTGAAAATCAACCAGCGCTCGGGCTACGAGTTTTTCCCCAAAGACGGCAACTACCTCTACGAAATTGCGCAGTTCTATCCCCGTATGGCCGTATACTCGGACTTTCAGGGCTGGCAGAACAAGCAGTTCCTGGGCGCGGGCGAGTTTGCCCTACCCTTCGGCGACTATCGCGTGAGCATCACCGCGCCTTCTGACCACGTTGTGGGCTCTACCGGCACACTGCAAAACCCCAATGAGGTACTGACCAGCAAGCAACGTCAGCGCTTGGCTAGCGCCCAGGGTGCCAGCAAGCCCGTGCTGATTGTGACGCAGGCCGAAGCCGAGCAAGCCGAAAAAGGCAAGCCCAAAGGCACCAAAACCTGGACCTACGTCGCCAAAAACGTGCGTGACTTCGCCTGGGCGTCGTCGCGGAAGTTTATCTGGGATGCCATGGGCATCAAACAGGACGGCAAGAACGTGCTGTGCATGAGCTACTACCCCAAGGAGGGAAATCCGCTGTGGGGCCAGTACTCCACGGAGGTAGTGGCGCATACCATCAAGACCTACTCTAAGTTCACGATTCCTTACGAGTACCCCGTAGCTATTTCGGTGCACGGGCCGGTGGGCGGCATGGAATACCCTATGCTTTGCTTCAACGGTGGCCGGCCCGAGGCTGATGGCACGTACTCGGCAGAGCGGAAATACGGGATGATTTCGGTGATTATCCACGAAGTGGGCCACAACTTCTTCCCGATGATTGTGAACAGCGACGAGCGCCAGTGGACGTGGATGGACGAGGGCTTGAACACCTTTTGCCAGTACCTCACCGAGCAGGAGTGGGAACGTAATTATCCCTCGCGCCGCGGTGAGCCGCGCAACATGGTCGACTACATGAAGTCGGACCCAAGCGTGCAGACGCCCATTATGTCGAACTCCGAATCGGTGCTGCAACTCGGCAACAACGCCTACGGCAAGCCCGCTACGGCCCTGAACGTGCTGCGCGAGACGGTGATGGGTCGTGAGTTGTTCGATTACGCCTTCAAGCAGTACGCTACCCGTTGGGCCTATAAGCACCCCGAGCCTGCCGACTTCTTCCGCACCATGGAAGACGCCTCGGCCGTGGACCTCGACTGGTTCTGGCGCGGCTGGTTCTACACCAACGACCACACTGATATCAGCATCGAAGGCGTGAAGTCCTACACCGTTGACTCGAAGAACCCCGAGGTAGAAAATGCTCTGAAGCGTCAGCAGATCAACGCTGCGCCCAAGAGCATTTCGGACATGCGCAACCTCCAGGACATCCCCAAAACACTGGTGGACAAGAAGCCCGAGCTGAAGGACTTCTACAACAACTATGACCCGCTGAACACCACCGCCGCCGACAAGCAGCGCTACCAGCAGTACGTGAAGGCGCTGAAGCCCGAGCAGCAGCAGCGCCTCAGCCAGGGCCTCAACTTCTACGAGGTAGACCTTAAGAATATTGGTGGCCTGGTGATGCCTGTGATTGTGGAAATGACTTACGCCGATGGCAAGAAGGAAATCGTAAACATTCCGGCCGAAATCTGGCGCAAGAACAACGCGCACGTGACGAAGGTGTTTGTGACCGAGAAGCCCGTGACGGCCTTCGTGCTGGACCCCTACCAGCAAACCGCCGATACCGACCTCTCGAACAACGCCTACCCTCGCCAGGTAGCACCCTCACGCTTCGAGCTGTTTGAGTACCAGCAGCGCCAGCAGCAGAACCCTATGCAACAGCAAGTATCGATGCAGCAGAAGGAAGACAAGCCAACGAACACCAGCGCCGGCGGCACGAACTAA
- a CDS encoding PH domain-containing protein, whose translation MGLLDGLLGNASEKDAQELQQQLNRILASGERIEHAYAVIRDQIIFTNKRLLLVDKQGMTGKKQEFLSVPYRSIERFSMETVGHFDLESELNIWVRGQVEPIRKTFRNDKSVYDIYRALADYAL comes from the coding sequence ATGGGACTACTCGACGGCCTCCTCGGCAACGCTTCCGAAAAAGACGCGCAGGAACTACAGCAGCAACTCAACCGCATCCTGGCTTCCGGCGAGCGGATTGAGCATGCCTATGCCGTCATTCGCGACCAGATTATCTTCACCAACAAGCGTTTGCTTCTGGTAGACAAGCAGGGCATGACGGGCAAGAAACAAGAGTTTCTGAGCGTGCCCTACCGCAGCATCGAGCGATTCTCGATGGAAACGGTGGGGCATTTCGACCTCGAGTCGGAACTGAATATCTGGGTGCGCGGGCAAGTTGAGCCTATCCGCAAAACCTTCCGTAACGACAAGAGCGTGTACGACATCTACCGCGCCCTGGCCGACTACGCACTGTAG
- a CDS encoding glycoside hydrolase family 30 protein, whose product MQLHFQKIWQLVALSAALLMSATSCQQSFTTSIGSGASVVQWVTTPDQTKLFQRQPTTLEFVAGTEASASVIEIDDSQQFQTIDGFGYCLTGGSATLLLQMGQAERTALLKELFDPKAAGSIGVSYLRVSIGASDLDPVVFSYDDMPEGQTDPQLTKFSLDPDRKELIPALKEILAINPNIKILGSPWSPPTWMKTNGNSKGGSLKPAFYNAYAQYFVKYVQDMKAEGIRIDAITVQNEPLHPGNNPSLLMLAEQQAEFIKNSLGPAFIAAKIDTKIIVYDHNADRPDYPLAILNDPEARKYVDGSAFHLYAGPIEALSKVHEAYPDKNIYFTEQWVGAKSKFEDNLGWHMKTLMIGATRNWAKTVLEWNLAADPQQNPHTPGGCTECLGALTLDGNQVQRNVAYYVVAHASKFVRPGSVRIASTATGTLPNVAFRTPAGQIVVLVQNDQKTPQTFSIRYKGKLVSLTLEAGAAGTYVW is encoded by the coding sequence ATGCAGCTTCACTTCCAGAAGATATGGCAACTGGTAGCGCTGAGCGCGGCCTTGCTGATGAGCGCCACCAGTTGCCAGCAGTCTTTTACTACCAGCATCGGCAGCGGCGCTAGTGTAGTGCAGTGGGTCACCACGCCCGATCAAACCAAGCTGTTTCAGCGCCAGCCAACTACGCTGGAGTTTGTAGCTGGCACTGAGGCTAGTGCTTCTGTAATTGAGATTGACGACAGCCAGCAATTTCAGACCATCGACGGCTTTGGCTACTGCCTTACGGGGGGTAGCGCTACCCTGCTGCTGCAGATGGGCCAGGCCGAGCGAACAGCTTTGCTGAAAGAGTTATTTGACCCAAAAGCCGCGGGCAGCATTGGGGTGAGCTACTTGCGCGTGAGCATCGGCGCATCAGACCTCGACCCGGTGGTGTTCAGCTACGATGACATGCCGGAAGGTCAGACTGACCCGCAACTCACCAAGTTCAGTCTCGACCCTGACCGTAAGGAGTTGATTCCGGCGCTGAAAGAGATTCTGGCCATCAACCCCAACATCAAAATCCTGGGCTCCCCCTGGTCGCCGCCTACCTGGATGAAGACCAATGGTAACAGCAAAGGCGGCTCCCTAAAACCAGCGTTCTACAATGCCTACGCGCAGTATTTTGTGAAGTACGTGCAGGACATGAAGGCCGAAGGAATTCGTATAGATGCCATTACGGTGCAGAATGAGCCCTTGCACCCCGGCAACAACCCCAGCCTGCTGATGCTGGCCGAGCAACAGGCTGAGTTCATCAAGAACAGCCTGGGGCCGGCTTTCATAGCCGCGAAAATCGACACGAAAATCATTGTGTATGACCACAACGCCGACCGCCCCGACTACCCCCTCGCCATCCTCAACGACCCCGAGGCGCGCAAGTACGTCGATGGGTCGGCTTTTCATCTCTATGCGGGTCCCATAGAGGCGCTATCGAAGGTGCACGAGGCCTACCCCGATAAGAACATCTACTTCACTGAGCAGTGGGTAGGGGCGAAGTCGAAGTTCGAGGATAACCTAGGCTGGCACATGAAAACGCTGATGATTGGCGCTACCCGCAATTGGGCCAAAACGGTGCTGGAATGGAACTTGGCGGCCGACCCTCAGCAGAACCCTCACACGCCGGGCGGCTGCACCGAGTGCCTGGGTGCCCTCACGCTCGATGGCAACCAGGTGCAGCGCAATGTGGCCTATTACGTGGTAGCCCATGCAAGCAAGTTTGTGCGGCCGGGCTCGGTGCGTATTGCCTCCACGGCAACAGGCACGCTGCCCAATGTGGCATTCCGCACCCCTGCCGGCCAAATTGTAGTACTGGTACAAAATGACCAGAAAACGCCGCAGACGTTCAGTATTCGCTACAAAGGCAAACTTGTAAGTCTTACCCTGGAGGCAGGGGCGGCGGGCACGTACGTGTGGTGA